In the genome of Lathyrus oleraceus cultivar Zhongwan6 chromosome 4, CAAS_Psat_ZW6_1.0, whole genome shotgun sequence, the window GGATTGTAGGATTTTTCCTAGATCCAAGGATCAAGACCTACAAGAAGGGAATTGCCAGAGCCTGGAGCTCCACAGGGCAATGTATGAAGGTTTTCCAAAGCATGAGGCTCCATAGGTAAATGCATGAGAGTTGCCAAAGCATGACGCTCCATAGggcaaaaataaaataaaagggtTTTCCAGAACATGAGGCTTCACAGAACAATGCATGAAGGTTTCCAGAGCTTGAGGCTCCACAGAGCAATGCATGAAGGACTTGATTCAGAGATGTGTATTTAACCATgaggtgattaacccaaagaaTATATGAAAGTCGAACTATGTAATGTTTGGTCCAAATAGGGAGTGTATTGTTGATGAAGATTGTTGCAATGTTGAGATGTTGTTTATGGAGAAGAAGACTTGACACttatttgatttgaattgcactaaagtctatgagtggaggtgaatactttgaacaaGTGGGTCAGGCGTCCTGTATCCAAATATATTTAGAATGAGGATATGAATACTCTTTCTTATCtcttctccattacttaaggctcgtggtgcACAATTCACATCATAACTAACAAGTGTTTGTCGCTATCGGGGTTTTGAAATTGGGTAACGAAACTGGGACCATCATTATGTTTGAATAGAAAAAACAAGAGAGTCAAACAATAAATGGAAAACGCACGCGCAAGGACCAATAGGAATCAAACAACACATATTTTTGAATTCGAATCAGAAAAATCATGCGCGAAGAACATTGCATTCAACCTTCAACTATCCAAAATCAAAACCTCAAAACACGTGTTTTTCACTGGATTTTATCATGGAAACAACTTCTATACACATAAGCAAATCAACCTCCACACTTATGAGTCATTAATTAgctctgagtgtggagtattttCCAGAAACTCGGAAGAACGCACTTGACCTAAATCAAAAATTAAATGTTGGATAATGATTAATCAGAACTCAAAACATGGGGTTAATGATCAGTGAGTGATTTCAAGTtgaatggtaacttgtttgagtgaaAGGGGTGAGTGAAATTACCTAATCGGAATCAGTTTCAGGTATGAACTACGATGAGTTGGTGTAGCTCAAGTGAGGTGTTGGGAAGGTGAGTTAGTGTTTGGAAAAGTTTTAGTGATGTTCAAGGATGGATTCTGGTGGTTAGTTTAAACTGAAAGACTTTAAAACTTAGAAATGGTATCTTTGTTTTTTAAGATGGAAATCGATTTTACAATAGAGTGTATTGGGCTTTTTAAGCTTGGTTTTTGAGTGAGacaccttcccctatttatagggaaggtgatGGAGTGGTTTGGAGGGGAAATGAGAATGGTTTACTTCAGAAAGGGTGAAGCTCGAAAATATGCATAAAGTGAAACTTGTGGAGACATGAAATGGTACAATCTGATTTGGTCTGCTCCACCAATCAGTTGGTTTTGGTTCTTAGCACCAAATGGGGATAGACACGGGCAATGATAGGGTCTGTTATGCATTTGGAACCTATCCATTTTAGGAAATTCTAAAAATTGCATATAGTATCGGGTTTGAGGATTGGAAAGGTTTCCACATCAAAGTTGACCTCCATTTGGGCCTTGGTATGTTACATAACATGCCATAAGTCAATATATATCAGATTGGAATGAATTAAAACCTTGGTGGTTGGATTTGTAAATTTTGGCTGACATGTACATCATGATAATTTCCAATTTTTGAACCAAGGTCAAATGAAATTGGTTCGTGCATTTTGGATGAAATTTGTTCCAAATTTTCCTTGCCGTGTCCTTCATAAAATGTAAAAGGAACCAAGTCAAAAGgagttgtggtttggaaatgTCAATGTGGTAAAGTGGTGCTCTTGGTCATGTTGCTAGGGGCATGCTAGGCACATTGGACCAACTTGGCCAATATAAAAATTGAGGTCCTtgctcaatgaattaggtcttggaccttgaaacaaatTTGAAGAGGAACTCAATTAGGACATTTTGCTCGAAATGGAACTTGAAAAGCTTGCAAGATGATAAAGTTACGGACTTTAAACCAAATCATAGgtcattcttgccaaaatgtgaccaaccaacatgacctaaaaatgtGACTTTGAAATTTCTTGATTTTCAAGGCACAATGGTGGATGTTTGAAGGTCATATGATTATATCATGATGTAAAATGAGGCTTGGAGTTTTGTGGAGTGATTTTTGGTTAAGTTCAAGGGTAAAATAAAAGGCATTGAAAGTCCAAAGTTCATGACCAAACCAAGTATTTGTAACATGAATTGAATGAGTGTTTGAATGGTAATTATGGTTGAATATATCTTAAATTAATGTTGAATGAGTGGTGGTGTGATAGGGTGATCAAATGAAGCAAGGCCAATGATCAAAGGATgcccaaattagggtttcttgaatCACAAGTTTCATCCAGAACCATGGTTAGACAAATTAGGGTTTGGTGGTGCAAGGGATATATTGAGATGTTTCAAAGGTTTGGGGTATGAACAAACTTTGGATTTTGGGGGTCCTTAATGACATGGTCAAGATTCAAGGTGAACCATGAGTTGTACAAGCGAAAGAGGGTCAAGAGCTAGGGTTAGGGTCCTTGGGTGACTAGATGAGTCTTGATGTatcttcaaaggggactcaccatGCAAATTGGGtttggagagtgagtgagatgACTTGAGTGATCCTCCAAGCTCGTTGGATGCTTGAGGATAGAGATTATGGTTAAGGTGGATTGGACACACATCAACATGATCAGAGGGTCTTGAGCGTCACAGATGAACCATATGCCTTTGGTTTGTGGGGCATTATGGATCATTAAGTACAAATGCATATGAGATGACATATATGGGATGTATGTTCATGAATTAGGGTTAAAGGGGGTGATATggaggtagggtaaatttgagggtatcACACTGTTGAAAGAAGAATCTTTTTGTTGTACTTGGTGatcactacaacaaacaagaccttagacagcgctttttttagccttagacagcgctttaaagcgctgtctaaacctccgctgctaaaggtttagacagcgcttttttaaatcttaaaagcgctgtctaagccccccccttagacagcgctttggccaaaagcgctttataagaccctcttattttaaattttttaggtataccttagacagcgcttttgaaaagcgctgtctaagccccacccctttagacagcgctttggccaaaagcgctttctaagaccctcttattttaatttttttaggtataccttagacagcgcttttcaaaaagcgctgtctaagccccccccttagacagcgcttttgcctaaagcgctttctaatcccccccttagacagcgctttttacaaaagcgctgtctaaggtatacgaaaatttttgaagcttttgttttaaaccacattttttccaggtttataaaccagaattgttttcaaccagattttgacagacaattatcacattttatatatgccattttggccttttttctaccaatttttggctaacaaatatatatatatatatataccaattcaaaccaattttgccttaaatgtatcaaaatatatacaaatttatgtacacatttacaagtcataacatatactacaaatgtacacattaattacacaaatttcATATGATGGGTAGATTAATGGTTGCATCATGAAAATTATTACAACAGTCAAAAACGAAACAACAAGTGGCTGCCGAAATCAGATGTGATTCTCAATAACCAACAATGTATCAAATTAAATGAAATGGGTTCACTTATCGTGGAGGAGGAGGCGGTGGTGGAAGGTTCGATTTTGCTAACCCCACCCATGTAACAATGCCAACAGCCAAGATTATCCATCCAAATATGTCATATTTCAGATCACTGTCTATCTTTTTCTTTTGAGtctgaaaaaaaaaacaaatattaGGCGAAGAATGAACAGACATGGTAAAATATGAAGAATAGAATCTCCACCTATCCATAATAACCAATTTTTTTCTCCAAAAGTCCAGGATCCAATAATAAACCAGACAGAAGATGCATTGATCTCAATAAACCAGACAGAAGATGCATTGATCTCGAGAGAAAACTGGGGAAAAAATAGTTTTCATTTTATGTTTACTATGGAAAAGAAAAGCATTTATTATCTCCACCAAAAGGGCAAATTCACTTGGATACAAATCCAATCTAAAACACAGATACAAAATCAAGATATATCACTAATTACAGAATCAAGATATATCAATTTGGTGCACTAATGGTAGAATCTACAAACTCATCACATAAAACGTGTAGcaaaatgaaaatttgaaaaaaatgaaaattttgaagaaaaaacAATGAATTCTACTTTTTCATTACATTGCAAAAACAGTTCATTAACATTGTCTTGCATTGCATTGTACAAGAGAAAACTTTACAATTGCATTGCATTGTACAAGAGAAAACTTTACAATTGCATTGCATTACCACAAAAAAAAACAATAGCAAAGTATAGACAGGCAACAGTAACTTTTATTTCTTGTTACCTTTGCaccagaagaagaagaaggcCCAGCCGACCCTGCTGATTGCTGACCTAATCCATGCTTATGGATTTCTACATGTAGCTCGGGAGCCTTAAAAAAGGTATCAGTAAATGAAAAGGTTCAGTGACTAGTTTAAGACGAAGTGATTTCGTTAATGAAAAAGCAAGATTATATAGTAGCAAGAAAGAATGCACGAGAAGGAAGAATTATATACCATCCCATAAGACCAAATTACGTAAAACTATGAGAAATAGAAAGAGGAACATCTTAGCTTAAAATGATCGCATCATGACAGAACATACCTTAGCAGCGACTTCCAATGATTTGCGGTAAAGTTCATTTGAAGGGTCCTATATAAAACAAAGATCACTCGGTTACTCTCAGTATTTTTACAAGTCAACAAGTAAAATACTTCCCACATTTCAATCATAAATTTATTGATACTGACTGAACTAAAACTGTACCTCATCAACAGCTTGTTGAAAGTACACAGCTGCCCTGTCAAAATGAACTTTAGCTTCATCCGGGTCTGGGTTTAAAAATGCTTGTGAAGTGAGAGCATTTCCCAGGCACCAAAGAGCATCGTGCTTGTTGGGATTCAGAGAAATGGCCTCCTCAAGCTTTGAAATAGCCTCTGCAAATCAAGTTTCTCAAGTGAGAAATCCAGAAAATACAAATGAATTTCAAAACCAAAAGTTCAAGAGTAACGATCAGATATGCTGGAGTCAAAATATGATGAGCCAATGCAGTCAGCTAAAACCATTAGATACAAGGTCGCATGACTCAAATTTTAGTTTGAGCCAATGCTGGAGTAAATTGATCACAAAAAATAACTATATACATGGATCAAGGTAGAGGACGTTCAATCGGCCACCTGAATGGCAGCATCCTCCCATAGAGTCTCTATTTCCTTTGCAAGATCCTTAGTGAGATGAGGATAATCCAGCCTGCTTCCAATTTCTGAAAGTTTTTCACCAATGTCCTGCCAAAAAAATTAAGCTCTTTATGAATTAAGAAAACTTTGACAAAGCGAGACCTTTCAGATTAACATACAAGATTGCACAATAACTCAGTAACGACATACAAGAACATAAACTACTCAACCATTATTAACAAACCATAGTAATGGATAAAGGAGGCTTTATAGTAGTGAAGTACCTTGCTCTCATCGGATATAACATACTTTGCAGAATTAAGATCGTTTTGAGCCAACTCCTTTGCCCCATCATGCAGTACCTATTTAAACACATCAAGCAAAAACTAAGGTTTACAGTTTTTCAACTAGTTCCATAATTATTACTCAACTCATGTAAATAATTTTCAGAATATGAACACAGAACACTGATCCGATCTATTTGTAAGAGGAAAAAAAATTAACACACCCTTTCAGGTATTGCATACTTTTATAGTCTGATACACATTAGCAAAAATGACTGGTGTGTAGCTTCTTAGCTCAGCCTCATCAAAGCCAGTTTGAAACAAAAGTTTAATCTGCATATTGTAAACATGTCAAATAAATTTCATTAATCTAGCAATCACGTGCTAACCTATAAAATAGGTGAAAACGCAACTTCTTGCCTGCTTAAAGATTGTAGATTTCCCGGACTCTCCCGCACCTAAACAACCGAGACATTGATACTGATTTACATAAgtaaaagaagaaaaaaaaatagacTATTAAGAAATTGTGGTATGTATGTATATATAAGATTCCTCCAAACACAGAGAAAACCACTCATGCTATGTAAAATTTCAAAAGCTACTACTAGATTCTCAGAATTGACGAGCTTTAATTAAGAAAAAGCtacaagcaaagtatatacaacTAAGATAAAAAGGGAAAACAAACCTAGTAGTAGAAGTTTCTGAATATGTTTCTCAGCCTTTGTTTCTGACTCTATTCTTCTTTCAATTACTGCTGCCTGTAAACCCACACCACATTAATCGAGTTAAAACCTATTTAACAGTATAATATTTTTTTAACCTAACAACAAATATAGTACAATTTATCAAGTATAACAAACCTGTGCATTTTCTTCAGGATCAGAATCCCGATAACGCCGACTTCTGCTGCAGACTAAGCCCATACTTTCTGTTACAAAAGACAGCAAAAAAAGATACACTAGTCAAACATGTTTCCCCCTATCATAAGCTGAGATATTTCTAGCAACTTTCAATACTATACCTAAATACTAGATTTGAATTCCACTGAATAAACCACAATCTGCATTGAAATTAGTCAAATTAATTTCCAAATTAGATCTGAAATTCAAGATTAAGATGCTAGTTTCGTAAAAATCCTGAATTTTACATATTCTGGAATCTTTAGCCTAAACCCTAAACCAGTACAAGCAACTCCACCTCAAGCATGATTTTTATTTAAATCTTAAAATTTCCCAGGATAATTAAGATTGTAATACATTTATGATAAGctgaaagaaagaaaaaaaacattcatttttggtttcatttaGAGCAAACTTATCATTCCCACCACAAGAAGGTAGAAAGTAAAGTACAATGTAGAAAATCACTCTCAGTTTTCTCTGGTTTGCTGCTCATTCTCTAATCTTTCAATGTGTTGTGTTGTTTATTAGGGTTAACTATAATTGAATTGGGCCAGGACCACCCACCGAAGCCCAAAAAATAAATGTAAGTAATAGTCAATTTGTATTGAGTATATATAAAAAAATCATGTTTTAAAAAAATAGTTATGGGCTCAATCGGAATCGGCCTTCGATGGGCCAAAATTACATAACTAATTTCACCCATTTGAATCCAAATAAACTCATACTTTTAAACCCCAACCAATCCATAATAACCCAATGAACTTGTTTTGTATTTGGAAAACTCTTAAAAATAATGTTATGTCTAATGGAAATCCTTGTAACTTATCCACAAAGTCAGTCCCTATCCCATTCCAGTCTTCTCCAAGTCACTATCACCCATTCCTCTCGTGCCCATGGGCACATGCGCACCTCTATGGCCCAACAAGTACATTACTAAGTCACTGGCACCATTTCCTATCTTGCCCATCGGCATCTCTCCGTCCATTCCTCTCTAGCCATACAAGTACATTCATTATCAACTCACTTCAACAGTGTAGCTAATTGTGAGCAATTTTAGTTTATCACTGTATGGTTCTAAACACTAGTAACAAACAACTTATATAGGAGTTATTCATGAAAGGTTTTATCTACTGCAAGGGAATTGGAGACAGTGTAAATATGCAAACAATTATGATTAAGATGTGAAAATGATGAGATTGAGAGAGAAGAAGCAAGTTGTTTTCTCATTTGATGAGGCACTTGAGGCATATTTAGATTAGCTTATCTGAACTCATCTCCCAACATAAGTAAAACTATTTTGCTAGATATATTACCAGGACAACTAAACATATATAAAAACAACTCAACATTATTTTGTTAATTGCTAGCATATTTGAGATCATCCACTGCCTCTAAATTTGATAAGCACTAAGCTGCTTATCCAAAAAAGCACTTATAATCTGCTTATCCAAAGAAGGAAGAAAGGATACAATACTTACTAAAACTAATCCAATATTATGAAACCAATTACAAAACCAATGTGATGTGAGCTTTATGACGGAAAAAATCACCATTCATGAACCCTAATAAAACCCACCATAAAACCAATAAACCAAATCAACTCACAGATTATTAATTCAGAGTCATAAAACTAGCATCATTCATACAATTCCATACAATTCAGAATgcaaaaaatatatatattaaaattcCATTACAATAACTTAAACCAGTTCAACCATAACAAAAACATTTTTCGAAAGTAAAACAAATCTAATAGTCTTGacataacaaaaatttaaaaaaaacTTAAACTTAAAACCTCCTTCCAGGAGCACCAGCGCCGCCACCACCGCGACCAAATGGGATCGGCTGAACTGCAACCGGATCAACCTGGACGACGCCGGGAATCTCAGACATACTGAGAGCGGCAAGCATTTCAAGAGTTTCCTTATCGACTTCGATCTGGTCAGTCCTAATGGCAGAGACTTCAGGAACAAAGTCCATACGACGTTCACGCTCCTCCTCCTGCAGCTTCAGGGAGATTCCGCGAACCGGTCCTTTCTGGATACGCTTCATAAGGTGAGTGGAGAATCCTGCAATCTTGTTTCGAAGCCTCTTGGTTGGAATCAGAGCAACCTCCTCTAGAATCTTCTTGTTGGTGTGGAAATCCAGAGTCATTCGAGAGTAGTACCTCTCGATGACTTGACGGGAGGATTTCTTCACGGTTTTGGTACGAACTCGCCCCATGGTTGCAACTTCGTCTCGGTGACTACGAGCGGCTGCGGCGGCAGTAAGGAGCAGAGAAGC includes:
- the LOC127074342 gene encoding guanine nucleotide-binding protein alpha-2 subunit-like; amino-acid sequence: MGLVCSRSRRYRDSDPEENAQAAVIERRIESETKAEKHIQKLLLLGAGESGKSTIFKQIKLLFQTGFDEAELRSYTPVIFANVYQTIKVLHDGAKELAQNDLNSAKYVISDESKDIGEKLSEIGSRLDYPHLTKDLAKEIETLWEDAAIQVAD
- the LOC127136538 gene encoding mitochondrial import receptor subunit TOM20 produces the protein FAEAISKLEEAISLNPNKHDALWCLGNALTSQAFLNPDPDEAKVHFDRAAVYFQQAVDEDPSNELYRKSLEVAAKAPELHVEIHKHGLGQQSAGSAGPSSSSGAKTQKKKIDSDLKYDIFGWIILAVGIVTWVGLAKSNLPPPPPPPR
- the LOC127074343 gene encoding 40S ribosomal protein S17, translated to MGRVRTKTVKKSSRQVIERYYSRMTLDFHTNKKILEEVALIPTKRLRNKIAGFSTHLMKRIQKGPVRGISLKLQEEERERRMDFVPEVSAIRTDQIEVDKETLEMLAALSMSEIPGVVQVDPVAVQPIPFGRGGGGAGAPGRRF